The segment TTGTTCCACCAGCATGATTGCAGTCTCAACAATAAATAGGGTATTCTAACATCATAATATCATGCATATATTCAATGCGAGTAGCTATTTTCTGTGCACttaattctatttgttttgtcttttattatGTCTATACCTCTACAGctacatctgttttcattttctttctttctacatAGACCTTTCTGTAGACTGCGAACAGATAAACTGcagttatttgcattttattgccATATTTTTACTCATTAGCTGGACACAGCACATGCTTTTTAGGATATCTGTATGCATGGCAGTGCTAATTCCTTTCATATTGAGacaattatttcttctgtctaaCCTTTACAAAAAGTGTTGAATAGTTTCTGCAGATCATGCCTGTAATGCAAACAACTAATCAGTTTGACAGATGGATAGAGGCTTgtcctttgtttttccctttgatcATGTTTTTCACTGTGTCATCACAGTCAAAGGTTACTTTTAGTTCATGTTACTCAGTAATGCCATTCACTCCAACAGACTTCAACCTCTGGGTAATCCAAGTGAAACTAATTCTTTTTGTGTTATTCTCTGTGGAAGATACAAATGTAGACTGGGAAAAATAATGTCCTGAGTCATTAATCAGACAGAAATGATATTTGGACAGAATAGTTTCACCTCAAGGTCATGAAAGTGTTGGGGAAAAGGTTGTACTGATGCTAACATAATATTGCAATCCTAGTCAGAGATTGTGCTGTTACAATGTCCACATTCATGCCCAAGGTTACACAAAGAGGAATTTTACCCATGTGTTATTTCTCTATATTATTCCTAAGAAAGCAAGTCTAAAACTCTCCTGTGAAAACTAGACATtgatcatctcatttcaaatcAGAAGAGCGCTGCTCTGGTCCTGGGCCCTGCCCCTTATGTGTCAATGCATCTTGTGACAGCAAGTGGGAACATAATCCAAAGCAAAATTCACAGATCAGGGTCAGATGGCGTCACGTCATCCATAGGGATGCTATCATGTGGGCACTCTGCATTATCTGCCGTGCTGCATTCACCATCAGGAGCAGTCCCAAAACTGGTTTCATATGGTCCAAGCGAGTTATCTAAGTGGAAAACTGTAAGGGTCAAATGATTATGGTTTATGTATTGCTTGAAAATTATCTCCATCACAGTGTGTGATTATTCAACAGTGTGTCACAGATAAATTTTTTGTATATATGGGGGCcatgggaaggaaaaggcaaaaaccACAACTCAACATACGAGAGTAGTGCGTCCTCCCAGTAGCATCCATTCAGCACATTTATGGATGGCCCATTTACAAAGCTACTTCCTAATCTGACTTTCTGGCAGCTTTCAACATCTTTAAGCCAGAAAGGACATACTgctaaagttttgtttttatttatgtatgagaaaaacaaaaccaaaaaccaaaaaacaaaacaaaaaaaaaaacttaatgtTTAAACATGTGAAAATGGGAACATGGCAAGAATGTTTGGAGACTGCGTGATTACTCTTGAGTACAAATTAATACACATTCATAGAAAAGACAAAGGATAACGGGTATGGTATTCCTtgatattttgatatttaaaaagagTTTGTGAGGAACGATGGGAAAGAAGGACCGAGGTGCGGAGTTGATGGGAGAACTGGTGAAGTTATAATGAACAGTAAGGGAGGGTACTGTCAGATAAACATTACTTTAACTGGACTTGATGTAGTTCCTAAGAATTCAGTAAGAGCAGAAGATTTAAATGACTCCATATGGAGATAAAAGATGACCTTATGCAAAGCACTTGTGCTGTTTCTTACCTGGATCGTTTCTTGTATCATAAAGCCTTCTGTGGGAAAATGATTCAGATCTTTCCTTATCGCACAGAAAACATCCCATCAGACCAATTAATATAGATCCCAAAACTCCTACGGTGATACCAACTATTACTCCTGTTTTGCTGGTTTTGCCtaggagagggagaaaaaaaaaagaagagatttaaatGGCAATAATGTGTATAATCAGGTACATTATAGCAGTCAAGTTTCTTGTGGAGTATGGGCACTAAGCATCTTAAACACTTTTCAGACCATGACAAAACCAACCTCTGCTGGAATTACCAGCCTTtgtaaagcaaagcagacatCTCTGTCCTTGATTTTCAAGGGAGtggattgaaaaaaaaaaaaaggccaagtGAGTTTTCAGcctaatttaatttaatttagttaCAGAATCAAATACTATCCTTTAGCTTAAAGAGATAAGTAAGCAACAGTCACTCTCTGAGTGCATTTATTTGTGAGTATTTTAAACCAGCAATTAAAATTGTGGCCTCCTAATTTTAAATGTCTACACTCTGAAGTACTAATTTAAAAGGTTACAAGTctagaaatgctttctgcacTCATATGGttagcagaaaaacagcatttcttatCAGATTTCATGAACGTTTTCCTTAGggtattttccttctgttggaATTGAGCTGACTCTCCCACCCCCTTACTTTTCAGgcacattatttaaaaacaggGTATGTTGTAATTATTAGAACTGTGATAGGAAACATGAAAGCCTGATGCTCCTTCAGCTCTTAGTACATATTGTACTGCGCTGGATGTGATGGATAAGCCTTTCAGTCCTCTGTGAAGAGCTTGATAGCTAATTAATGGCAAAAATTAGCGTAGctaataatcttttcttttcttataggCCCAATTTGGAACTGTAGGATAGAGAAGTGCCATGAAAGTTTTATGCTCCATTGTTTTCCCACGCATACTCAACTTGATAATTAACACAATATGAGTAATTCCTTTGGaagtgttaagaaaaaaaacaaaaaatcctaaCACCTTCAGTCATTAGTTTCTGAACCTAGATAAGTTGATGTGCTGCAGGTTTAGAATGTTATTTCCGTACTTATGCTTTGTTGATCCACACTACCACCCTTTATATTGcattgttatttgtttttccttctttcactcGTTCTCCACACTGAGGAGTGCTAGAAATGAGGAAACTGGGTGCTGTTGGATGGTGTGTGACTCTTAAAATAATAGAAGTACAATTAGAGTCAGCCAGTCTATAGATGAAGCGTGAGATAACTGATAAGAGTTATGCCGGCATTTTGCTTTAAGTGTGTTGTAGTCTATACTAGATCACCTATTAATTCATCCATCCTGTGTAGCACCctgttcagtgtttgttttttaggaaAAGGTTTGATTTCAGCATTAGAAttttattatagaatcataaaatgacttgggttgcaagggacctcaaagatcatctatttccaaccccCCTAATTAATCCACTTTATTTAGACTTCAGCTAAGTATTTACCTTTATTGGTATCTTCTTCCTTAGGCAGTACAGGAGAAGTGTTGGTAAAACTATGCTTCAAGTCTGCTGTCTGCTGAATGGTGTTGAGGTCTGGTGTGGGACTGTCCTGCATCATTGTGGGGGATGTCAGAGCACTGCCTGCGGGGATCGTAGTGGGGATGGTGGAAGGGCTGTCACTGGGGAGTGCTGCTGCCTGATGGGTGCTCACTgtgggtgcagagctgctcagtgttGCTGTGAATGGCACGtcagcagaaacagaagcagcatcttTGGCTGTTGTAGAGAAGTCACCTGGTGTTGTAAGTGTTGCTGAGGATATCAAGATTCTTTTCAAGTTTGGGGCAGAGCtatttcttccatctcttgGTGCCGCAGTGAACGTTGAAGGTAACATGGTGCCATCAGTGGATGTCAGAGGTGTGCTGACTGGCTGTCTGctcatctctcttctctctgttgCATTCTTATTGGCATTGGCAGTTGCTGCAGTTTGACTTAGAGCAGAGGGAAGTAAGGCAAGTAGAAAAAGGAACATGATTCCACAGGAGGGTTGAATGGTCTTGACTTCAAGAGTTGTTTTGCTATATTATAATGTGcaagaaatgattttattctgcaaaacaaaactgatcaGTTAATATCCAAATAAGCTAGTATAATAAGTTAAGTGTTAGACTGTAGAACTCTCAGTAGTTGACCACTGTTTGATGCTGAATGCTTTACATCAGGTGTTAATGACTTTAATAGTGACTGAAAAGAGTACTGATGGTCAAcaactgcaaaaacacaaaacaaagctttcatgTTTCTATCATCTTCATATCTTCATACTAAGAGGTTCCATTCAAGTAATGTCTCCTTGAGACTCCCCTGGGGTTGTGAGCTTCACCACAAGGGCTGTACTGATTATACATGGCTTTTCCTCCTTAAACTGCTCAGATTTATACAGAGAATTTCTTCAACACAGCGAAAAAATATGTCCTAATTCttatgtggattttttttccgGGGTTGTTTCTAGATGCCTGGAGTAACAGGTTCGGATCTGCAGAGATTGCATACGTGTACTAGGCTTTTCTAGCTTTATCAAACCTTTATGATTAAAAATAGATGGAACAAGCATAAAGCAAAGCCTAGAGTTTATCATCTCCTTGTATTCAGAAAGATCATTTGCAGCAGCAAATGATGGTCCCAGAAATGTACTGGATGTTTGTACCGGTGGCAGTTCACTCAGTGAAGTTCAGATTGCCTTCCAAGAATTGGACACTACTAAATTTAGTGAGCAAAGAATATTGCATTTTCAAACTTAATTTATGTATTGAACTGCTGAAATAGTTAATAAGCTTTTAGTAAATTATGCAAAGCAATGTTAATATTGCGTAGTATAAATGCACTGTTGGTACAACTGAGCAGCACAAACTGTAACAGGGCAGCAATACCTTTCATTGCAGAAATTTGGTTCAAGTTGGCATACACTGAGTTTTTCACACCCAGCATCTATAAGGGACTCTGAACTGACTCAGAGGTATGTTCCGTGTAGAATCTGGCTGCAGTTACACCTAGTAGCTTCTCAAACACTATAGAAAAGAATAGAGCAGTTATTAATCAGATTCACTATTAATAAGTTCTTAAAAATACCCCCTCAGACTTACCTTGGAGCTCTACAAAATATTCAGGTGTTGGAATGGTGCTGTGACAGAGTGCAGTCAGCCTGCTGGGAGCACCAGAGTGCATAAGCCGTGCATGTGACAGTGTCACACTCTCAAGGAATGCGCAGTACAGGTGAAGTGAGGTGGGGCATTGCTTTGCTAAACACAGAGGAGCGTCTCAGAACCTGCCTGAGCAACTTCCCTGTCGTTGTGACTAAGCTCCTTCATTACAGGGTCCTAGAAATCACAGTGTTTATGGTAAAGTGGGTTGGCAGTCCTTATTGCTTCATCCTTTGAAAGTCTTTGAACCCTTTGCGAAGGGCAGCTGGTCGAACTGTTGTTCCATGTAGGGTACAACTATTAAAAGGTGGCttttttgaaaaaataagtataatataaagcaaaaaagtTTGTGCTAAGAAAAGTATGCTGTCATATATTATATTAAACAATGACTAATGCGGTGATCTAGCcaagctgtgatttcttttattcttttgttccCTGTGTGTATTTATTCTAGACAGGTATGGTATGCAGTGAGGAGTGACTCAGAAGTGTTTGAGTGGAATGCCATGGTTCTGTTACCTGCATCCACTTCAGATTTTTCAAGGATCAAATGCAAATGCTATTTCATAACTTGCCTTCAAGAGAAGTGTTGAGTAATATGGCTTTATAAGGAAGATGCTCTTATGGGACAGTTATAGATGTTGCCATGATATGCTGTATGGGACATAGAAGGATTTATGTGAATGGTTCCATCCTTTTTATTGCTCCTTTTGATATATGAAGCAGTGGTCTGTAAAAGGAAGGAGGACAGAGCCCGATACTGTGGGTTTGGCTTTCTTTGAATCCTGGCGTTCTTTTAAAGGGGATTTAGTACAGTGTATATCAGCAGACATCCATCTCACATTTATTGCTGTGGCTGGGTGGACACTGCTCAAgagatctgaaaacaaacaccactAATTGGTGTCCAAATCTGTATCATATGCAACATTAACTAAGTGACAAGGAGTTACTGTACGAAGTTCAACACTGTGCTTTTCACTAACACTCACGCATTATGGTTCTGATacttaaatatatgtatataaatagtCGCATGGTGTTTGAAAATAGCAAGACCTTAAAAAGATTGCAATTCTGTTCAAAAGTAACTGTTGCAATTGTGTGAAGGTTAGTAGCACTTCAGCACTAGTCTCGTTGGGGTCGTTAGCAGTTCAATTCACTTGCTATTGAGAGCAAATCTGTTTGTCGTTTGTCTGGGTGACTTAAAGCCTAATGAGGAGGTGTCTCGGTTCTTGGTTAATTGTCATATGCTTGCACTGCAGTGCCATGTTCTTCCTGGCCCTCTGTTCCTGGAAGGCAAAGTTT is part of the Coturnix japonica isolate 7356 chromosome 5, Coturnix japonica 2.1, whole genome shotgun sequence genome and harbors:
- the MUC15 gene encoding mucin-15 isoform X2 produces the protein MFLFLLALLPSALSQTAATANANKNATERREMSRQPVSTPLTSTDGTMLPSTFTAAPRDGRNSSAPNLKRILISSATLTTPGDFSTTAKDAASVSADVPFTATLSSSAPTVSTHQAAALPSDSPSTIPTTIPAGSALTSPTMMQDSPTPDLNTIQQTADLKHSFTNTSPVLPKEEDTNKGKTSKTGVIVGITVGVLGSILIGLMGCFLCDKERSESFSHRRLYDTRNDPDNSLGPYETSFGTAPDGECSTADNAECPHDSIPMDDVTPSDPDL
- the MUC15 gene encoding mucin-15 isoform X1, whose product is MFLFLLALLPSALSQTAATANANKNATERREMSRQPVSTPLTSTDGTMLPSTFTAAPRDGRNSSAPNLKRILISSATLTTPGDFSTTAKDAASVSADVPFTATLSSSAPTVSTHQAAALPSDSPSTIPTTIPAGSALTSPTMMQDSPTPDLNTIQQTADLKHSFTNTSPVLPKEEDTNKGKTSKTGVIVGITVGVLGSILIGLMGCFLCDKERSESFSHRRLYDTRNDPVFHLDNSLGPYETSFGTAPDGECSTADNAECPHDSIPMDDVTPSDPDL
- the MUC15 gene encoding mucin-15 isoform X3, yielding MFLFLLALLPSALSQTAATANANKNATERREMSRQPVSTPLTSTDGTMLPSTFTAAPRDGRNSSAPNLKRILISSATLTTPGDFSTTAKDAASVSADVPFTATLSSSAPTVSTHQAAALPSDSPSTIPTTIPAGSALTSPTMMQDSPTPDLNTIQQTADLKHSFTNTSPVLPKEEDTNKGKTSKTGVIVGITVGVLGSILIGLMGCFLCDKERSESFSHRRLYDTRNDPAAKYY
- the MUC15 gene encoding mucin-15 isoform X4, translating into MFLFLLALLPSALSQTAATANANKNATERREMSRQPVSTPLTSTDGTMLPSTFTAAPRDGRNSSAPNLKRILISSATLTTPGDFSTTAKDAASVSADVPFTATLSSSAPTVSTHQAAALPSDSPSTIPTTIPAGSALTSPTMMQDSPTPDLNTIQQTADLKHSFTNTSPVLPKEEDTNKGKTSKTGVIVGITVGVLGSILIGLMGCFLCDKERSESFSHRRLYDTRNDPAKYY